Proteins encoded within one genomic window of Brachybacterium sp. P6-10-X1:
- a CDS encoding DUF899 family protein, producing MTTTATPHPPVVDDSTWRAELAELRAREKAATRELDAIAAQRRRLPMVEMPEYTLESKDGPVRLVDLFDGRSQLITYHHMWSPGAEWQCGGCTGFTHQFTRLDFLRRYDARFVVVTQGSIREALAYREKVGNDMDWYSTANSSFGADVDAPPGGGFAVNVFLRDGDTVYRTWHTTSRGVEQLSYTFALMDVLPWGRQEAWQDVPDGWPQGEAYERWLDSPDIAGLYGRTSA from the coding sequence ATGACCACGACCGCGACGCCTCACCCACCAGTCGTCGACGACTCCACCTGGCGCGCCGAGCTGGCCGAGCTCCGTGCCCGCGAGAAGGCAGCCACCCGCGAGCTCGACGCGATCGCCGCCCAGCGTCGTCGCCTGCCGATGGTCGAGATGCCCGAGTACACGCTGGAGTCGAAGGACGGGCCCGTGCGCCTGGTCGACCTGTTCGACGGCCGGTCCCAGCTGATCACCTACCACCACATGTGGTCCCCGGGAGCCGAGTGGCAGTGCGGCGGATGCACCGGCTTCACCCACCAGTTCACCCGTCTCGACTTCCTGCGCCGCTACGACGCCCGTTTCGTCGTCGTCACGCAGGGATCGATCCGGGAAGCACTCGCCTACCGGGAGAAGGTCGGCAACGACATGGACTGGTACTCGACCGCGAACAGCTCCTTCGGGGCCGACGTCGACGCCCCGCCCGGTGGTGGCTTCGCCGTGAACGTGTTCCTCCGCGACGGCGACACCGTCTATCGCACCTGGCACACGACCAGCCGTGGCGTCGAGCAGCTCTCCTACACCTTCGCCCTGATGGACGTGCTGCCCTGGGGCCGCCAGGAGGCCTGGCAGGACGTCCCGGACGGGTGGCCGCAGGGCGAGGCCTACGAGCGGTGGCTCGACTCCCCCGACATCGCAGGACTCTACGGGAGGACCTCTGCATGA
- a CDS encoding SRPBCC family protein, whose protein sequence is MTTDLHTSAETARLHAEHTIRATPESVFALLTDPSKHHLTEPTDWVRGSLETDPARITELDQVFGMEMFHVNAGGRYEMHNRVLVLEPDRAISWAPSQYGADGTLQGGGWIWRYDLAPDPAGSRVRLTFDWTATPPQLAVELGFPPFEKEFLDRSLAALADAVEDSSA, encoded by the coding sequence ATGACCACCGACCTGCACACCTCCGCCGAGACCGCTCGACTGCATGCCGAACACACGATCCGCGCCACGCCCGAGAGCGTCTTCGCCCTGCTCACGGACCCGTCGAAACATCATCTGACGGAGCCGACGGACTGGGTGCGCGGATCACTGGAGACCGATCCCGCTCGGATCACGGAGCTCGACCAGGTGTTCGGGATGGAGATGTTCCACGTCAACGCCGGCGGGCGGTACGAGATGCACAACCGCGTCCTCGTCCTCGAGCCCGACCGGGCGATCTCCTGGGCGCCGTCGCAGTACGGGGCGGACGGCACCCTGCAGGGGGGCGGGTGGATCTGGCGGTACGACCTCGCTCCTGACCCGGCCGGTTCGCGGGTGCGACTCACCTTCGACTGGACGGCGACTCCGCCGCAGCTCGCCGTGGAGCTGGGGTTCCCGCCCTTCGAGAAGGAGTTCCTCGACCGCTCCCTCGCCGCCCTCGCCGACGCCGTGGAGGACAGCTCTGCGTGA
- the iolC gene encoding 5-dehydro-2-deoxygluconokinase produces MAAPDLDIITFGRSGVDIYPLEIGKGLEDIYSFGKFLGGSPTNVAVAAARLGHTPAVITGVGNDPLGRYVVQEMERLGASGRFVVTDDELNTPITLCEIFPPDDFPLYFYRRPSAPDLQVAPEHLDLDAIREVPLFWFSGTGLSEEPSRSAHFAALEARGRTAHTVFDLDYRPMFWDSVEDARAQYREALAHTTVAVGNKEECEVAVGETEPERAADALLEAGVEIAIVKQGPKGVLGKTREHRVEVAPNLIEVINGLGAGDSFGGSLCHGLLAGQDLETILTRCNAAGAIVTSRLECSTAMPTSQEIDALIAGEDPNHGRTVDQMLSALRNRGVTEEETA; encoded by the coding sequence CTTCGGTCGCAGCGGTGTCGACATCTACCCCTTGGAGATCGGCAAGGGCCTCGAGGACATCTACAGCTTCGGCAAGTTCCTCGGCGGCAGCCCCACCAACGTCGCCGTCGCCGCCGCGCGCCTCGGCCACACCCCCGCCGTGATCACCGGCGTGGGGAACGACCCGCTCGGCCGCTATGTGGTCCAGGAGATGGAGCGCCTGGGCGCCTCCGGCCGGTTCGTCGTGACCGACGACGAGCTGAACACCCCGATCACCCTGTGCGAGATCTTCCCGCCGGACGACTTCCCGCTGTACTTCTACCGCCGGCCCAGCGCCCCGGATCTGCAGGTCGCCCCCGAGCACCTGGACCTCGACGCGATCAGAGAGGTCCCGCTGTTCTGGTTCTCCGGGACGGGGCTGTCCGAGGAGCCCAGTCGTTCGGCGCACTTCGCGGCGCTGGAAGCCCGGGGCCGCACCGCCCACACCGTCTTCGACCTCGACTACCGGCCCATGTTCTGGGACTCCGTCGAGGACGCCCGCGCGCAGTACCGCGAGGCGCTGGCGCACACCACGGTCGCCGTCGGGAACAAGGAGGAGTGCGAGGTCGCCGTCGGCGAGACGGAGCCCGAGCGCGCGGCCGACGCCCTGCTCGAGGCCGGCGTCGAGATCGCCATCGTCAAGCAGGGCCCCAAGGGCGTGCTCGGCAAGACCCGCGAGCACCGCGTGGAGGTCGCCCCGAATCTCATCGAGGTCATCAACGGTCTCGGCGCCGGAGACAGCTTCGGCGGCTCCCTGTGCCACGGCCTGCTGGCCGGCCAGGACCTGGAGACCATCCTGACCCGCTGCAACGCCGCCGGCGCGATCGTCACCAGCCGCCTGGAGTGCTCCACCGCCATGCCCACCTCCCAGGAGATCGACGCGCTGATCGCCGGCGAGGACCCCAATCACGGCCGGACCGTCGACCAGATGCTCAGCGCCCTGCGCAACCGCGGCGTCACCGAGGAGGAGACCGCATGA
- a CDS encoding GntR family transcriptional regulator: MGPRTDDGTTPLQVDIDRGSADPLYLQLARAIERAIHDEHLTPGSRIENEVALARRLGLSRPTVRQGIQELVDKGMLVRKRGVGTQVVQAPVNRQVALTSLYDDLRTAGKAPRTEIIEYRVGRPSAEAVDRLQLAPGEQVLDLIRVRYADDEPLAVMRNTVPERIAPSRASLADSGLYASLREAGIVSVLAHERIGATVADEEHAELLDEEVGAALLTMERKSFANDGSVVEFGYHVYRASRYSFEVTLVDS, encoded by the coding sequence ATGGGCCCACGCACTGACGACGGCACCACCCCTCTGCAGGTCGACATCGACCGCGGCTCGGCCGACCCGCTGTACCTGCAGCTGGCGCGGGCGATCGAGCGGGCCATCCACGACGAGCACCTCACCCCGGGCTCCCGGATCGAGAACGAGGTCGCCCTCGCCCGACGTCTGGGCCTGTCCCGGCCGACGGTCCGCCAGGGCATCCAGGAGCTCGTGGACAAGGGCATGCTGGTGCGCAAGCGCGGCGTGGGCACCCAGGTGGTGCAGGCCCCCGTGAACCGGCAGGTGGCGCTGACCTCGCTGTACGACGACCTGCGCACGGCCGGCAAGGCCCCGCGCACCGAGATCATCGAGTACCGCGTCGGGCGGCCGTCGGCGGAGGCCGTGGACCGCCTCCAGCTCGCCCCCGGAGAGCAGGTGCTGGATCTGATCCGGGTGCGGTACGCCGATGACGAGCCGTTGGCCGTCATGCGCAACACCGTGCCCGAGCGGATCGCCCCCTCCCGCGCGAGCCTGGCCGACAGCGGCCTGTACGCCTCGCTGCGGGAGGCCGGCATCGTCTCGGTGCTCGCGCACGAACGGATCGGTGCCACCGTCGCCGACGAGGAGCATGCCGAGCTGCTCGACGAGGAGGTCGGCGCGGCCCTGCTGACCATGGAGCGGAAGTCCTTCGCCAACGACGGCAGCGTCGTCGAGTTCGGGTACCACGTCTACCGCGCCTCGCGGTATTCCTTCGAGGTCACGCTCGTCGACTCCTGA
- a CDS encoding toxic anion resistance protein, whose amino-acid sequence MNKLEPPTPAPEIEASEPVEQIEEDEAVSMLTELPAEQQQDLENRADQWLDQITALNPHSQEFSAQVDALGSVARRTFERTSGTSSRFMEQSLREAKGSGSAQESVSKSLSELRTTMEDLAPSDDTFVDKALSFLPGRNVAKRYFRSFESNQKQLDEVIAALGRGQEMLQRDNAELAVERRALWDDLGALQKASHLLGLLDQQAVRRAEKARAEGKADDANALERDVLFAVRQRRQDVATQIAVTVQAYLAMGLIEDNNTKLAQGVDRARTTTVTALRTAVITAQALENQKIVLDQIDAVNRTTDSLIDRTSQMLADNTLKIQEQATSSGVSPETLQKAFDNLFTTMDGIDAFRTQANENFLSTVTALEHQVERAQPYLERMQKDPAEGESLEKNARDLLEIED is encoded by the coding sequence ATGAACAAGCTCGAACCGCCCACACCCGCCCCCGAGATCGAGGCCTCCGAGCCCGTCGAGCAGATCGAGGAGGACGAGGCCGTCTCGATGCTGACCGAGCTGCCGGCCGAGCAACAGCAGGACCTCGAGAACCGGGCCGATCAGTGGTTGGACCAGATCACCGCCTTGAACCCGCATTCCCAGGAGTTCTCCGCGCAGGTCGACGCCCTGGGGTCGGTGGCCCGTCGGACCTTCGAGCGGACCTCCGGCACGTCCTCCCGCTTCATGGAGCAGTCGCTGCGCGAGGCGAAGGGCTCCGGCAGCGCGCAGGAGTCGGTCTCGAAATCCCTGTCCGAGCTGCGCACCACCATGGAGGATCTCGCGCCGTCCGACGACACCTTCGTCGACAAGGCGCTGTCGTTCCTGCCCGGCCGGAACGTGGCCAAGCGCTACTTCCGCAGCTTCGAATCGAACCAGAAGCAGCTGGACGAGGTGATCGCCGCCCTGGGCCGCGGCCAGGAGATGCTCCAGCGCGACAATGCCGAGCTCGCGGTGGAGCGCCGGGCTCTGTGGGACGACCTCGGCGCCCTGCAGAAGGCCTCTCACCTGCTGGGGCTGCTGGACCAGCAGGCCGTGCGCCGCGCCGAGAAGGCGCGTGCGGAGGGGAAGGCCGACGACGCGAACGCCCTGGAGCGCGATGTGCTGTTCGCCGTGCGTCAGCGCCGCCAGGACGTCGCCACGCAGATCGCCGTGACCGTGCAGGCCTACCTGGCGATGGGCCTGATCGAGGACAACAACACCAAGCTCGCCCAGGGCGTGGACCGGGCCCGCACCACCACGGTCACGGCCCTGCGCACCGCGGTGATCACCGCCCAGGCGCTGGAGAACCAGAAGATCGTCCTCGACCAGATCGACGCGGTCAACCGCACCACCGACTCCCTCATCGACCGCACCTCGCAGATGCTCGCCGACAACACCCTGAAGATCCAGGAGCAGGCCACGAGCTCGGGCGTCTCCCCGGAGACCCTGCAGAAGGCCTTCGACAACCTGTTCACCACGATGGACGGGATCGACGCCTTCCGCACCCAGGCCAACGAGAACTTCCTGTCCACGGTCACGGCGCTGGAGCACCAGGTGGAGCGGGCCCAGCCCTACCTCGAGCGGATGCAGAAGGACCCGGCCGAGGGCGAGTCGCTCGAGAAGAACGCCCGGGACCTGCTCGAGATCGAGGACTGA
- a CDS encoding SDR family NAD(P)-dependent oxidoreductase: MTRLASRTALVTGAASGIGFAVASRFAREGARVVIADRDGDSAASAAQSICEETGEGTARALTVDISDEAAVEAGFAELSTAGWAPNVVVGNAGVQLFGQDAKIAELELAAWQRTVDVNLTGTFLTVKHAVRSMLATGGGSIILTGSPTGVTGEGNDFTAYATTKAGIHGLTRTVAAAYAADGIRVNTVVPGYTETPLVTTISDDPAERAAIVGRIPLSRAGSAHDIEGIMVFLASEESAFATGAQFAVDGGMTAL, from the coding sequence ATGACTCGTCTCGCCTCCCGCACCGCCCTCGTCACCGGGGCCGCCTCCGGCATCGGCTTCGCCGTGGCCTCCCGGTTCGCCCGCGAGGGGGCCCGAGTGGTGATCGCCGACCGCGACGGGGACTCCGCGGCCAGTGCGGCGCAGAGCATCTGCGAGGAGACCGGCGAGGGCACCGCTCGGGCGCTGACCGTCGACATCTCGGACGAGGCGGCCGTCGAGGCGGGCTTCGCCGAGCTGAGCACAGCGGGCTGGGCCCCGAACGTCGTGGTCGGCAATGCCGGTGTGCAGCTGTTCGGACAGGACGCGAAGATCGCTGAGCTCGAACTGGCCGCCTGGCAGCGCACCGTGGACGTCAATCTCACCGGCACCTTCCTCACCGTCAAGCATGCGGTGCGCTCGATGCTGGCCACCGGCGGCGGCTCGATCATCCTCACCGGCAGCCCCACCGGCGTGACCGGGGAAGGCAACGACTTCACCGCCTATGCGACCACCAAGGCCGGCATCCACGGCCTGACCCGCACCGTCGCCGCCGCCTATGCGGCCGACGGGATCCGCGTGAACACCGTCGTCCCGGGGTACACCGAGACCCCTCTGGTCACGACGATCTCGGACGATCCCGCCGAGCGCGCCGCGATCGTCGGCCGCATTCCGCTGAGCCGCGCCGGCTCCGCGCACGACATCGAGGGGATCATGGTCTTCCTGGCGAGCGAGGAGAGCGCCTTCGCCACCGGGGCCCAGTTCGCCGTCGACGGCGGCATGACCGCGCTGTGA
- a CDS encoding M81 family metallopeptidase, producing MSATTPSPSPSGRDRPAAGDGPAAGDGPAGPRIGLAGIAIESSTFTPYRSGADDFEVRRGTAEILDRFPFFADASESGRVLRGAADYVGVLHARALPGGQLEREVYEGWKREIVEGLAAAHAEQSLDGFFFDIHGAMSVVGLEDAEGDLITAIRGTIGPDVVVGTAMDLHGNVSETLFEACDLLTCYRHAPHIDAWETRERGLRDLVAAAARVRDGGALPYKALVHVPILLPGEKTSTRIEPAASIYGGIPALTERDGITDVSCWIGFAWADQPRCQAAIVAVGDDEAAVQDAALELAGSLWQARHRFEFVAPTGTFTQCLDRAIASEARPFWISDSGDNPGAGGADDTTYCLARLLDREEILSGQVSAMMVSLVDPVSADTAWELGVGGRGGFTIGGRIDSRDPGPVSLRAEVAALDESGPTGRAAALRVLDGERLTGLTVVVTGRRSQWARQEMFARLGLSMTGFDVVTVKMGYLEPEQYEAAADWLLALTPGGVDQNLVRLGHSRIRRPMIPFDDEIPAPTTEDVLTGGGPRS from the coding sequence ATGTCTGCCACGACACCGTCCCCGTCTCCGTCCGGGCGGGACCGCCCTGCCGCAGGGGATGGCCCTGCTGCCGGGGACGGCCCCGCCGGACCCCGCATCGGCCTCGCCGGGATCGCGATCGAGTCCTCCACCTTCACCCCCTACCGCTCCGGGGCCGACGATTTCGAGGTGCGCCGCGGGACCGCGGAGATCCTGGACCGCTTCCCCTTCTTCGCCGATGCCTCGGAATCCGGACGGGTGCTGCGCGGGGCGGCGGACTACGTCGGCGTCCTCCACGCCCGCGCCCTGCCCGGCGGGCAGCTCGAGCGCGAGGTCTACGAGGGCTGGAAGCGCGAGATCGTCGAGGGACTGGCCGCAGCGCACGCGGAGCAGTCGCTGGACGGCTTCTTCTTCGACATCCACGGGGCGATGAGCGTGGTGGGGCTCGAGGACGCCGAGGGGGATCTGATCACCGCGATCCGCGGCACGATCGGCCCCGACGTGGTGGTGGGCACCGCGATGGACCTGCACGGCAATGTCTCCGAGACCCTGTTCGAGGCGTGCGACCTGCTGACCTGCTACCGCCACGCCCCGCACATCGACGCCTGGGAGACGCGAGAGCGAGGTCTGCGCGATCTCGTCGCCGCCGCGGCCCGGGTGCGGGACGGCGGTGCCCTGCCGTACAAGGCGCTGGTGCACGTGCCGATCCTGCTGCCCGGGGAGAAGACCTCCACCCGGATCGAACCGGCCGCCTCGATCTACGGCGGGATCCCCGCGCTCACCGAGCGCGACGGCATCACCGACGTCTCCTGCTGGATCGGCTTCGCCTGGGCCGATCAGCCCCGCTGCCAGGCCGCGATCGTCGCCGTCGGGGACGACGAGGCGGCGGTCCAGGACGCCGCCCTCGAGCTGGCCGGCTCTCTCTGGCAGGCCCGTCATCGCTTCGAGTTCGTCGCCCCGACGGGCACCTTCACCCAGTGCCTGGACCGCGCGATCGCCTCCGAGGCCCGCCCGTTCTGGATCTCCGACTCCGGGGACAACCCCGGCGCCGGCGGCGCCGACGACACCACCTACTGCCTGGCCCGGCTCCTGGACCGCGAGGAGATCCTCTCCGGGCAGGTCAGCGCGATGATGGTCTCCCTGGTCGATCCGGTCTCGGCCGACACGGCGTGGGAGCTGGGCGTCGGCGGGCGCGGGGGGTTCACCATCGGCGGCCGGATCGATTCCCGCGATCCGGGACCGGTGTCGCTGCGCGCCGAGGTGGCGGCGCTGGACGAGTCGGGGCCGACGGGCCGCGCCGCGGCGCTGCGGGTGCTCGACGGGGAGCGGCTGACGGGACTGACCGTGGTCGTCACGGGGCGGCGCTCCCAGTGGGCGCGGCAGGAGATGTTCGCACGGCTCGGGCTGTCGATGACCGGATTCGACGTGGTCACCGTGAAGATGGGCTACCTCGAGCCCGAGCAGTACGAGGCCGCCGCGGACTGGCTGCTGGCCCTCACCCCGGGCGGCGTGGACCAGAACCTGGTGCGTCTGGGCCACTCCCGGATCCGCCGGCCCATGATCCCCTTCGACGACGAGATCCCGGCCCCCACCACCGAGGACGTGCTCACCGGCGGGGGCCCCCGAAGCTGA
- a CDS encoding deoxyribose-phosphate aldolase, whose amino-acid sequence MSTTTGTGFVSTYEEVTRVRLEDPGRIARLAATRRRRTVADTDGTMMVIAADHPARGALGVGSRPQAMASRRELLDRMREALAVPGVDGVLGTADILEDLLLLGALEDKIVFASMNRGGLQGSSWEIEDRFTAYDASAIAASGFDGGKMLTRIDLDDDRTSFILEASAQAVTDLARHELIAMVEPFLSSRPGGGKIVNDLTPEAVIRSIHIAQGLGATSAYTWLKLPAVEDMERVMDATTLPALILGGDPADDDPGTLRATWKRALDRPNVRGLVVGRTLLYPADDDVTAAVSASVDMLR is encoded by the coding sequence ATGAGCACGACGACCGGAACCGGCTTCGTCAGCACCTACGAGGAGGTCACCCGCGTCCGTCTGGAGGACCCGGGCCGGATCGCCCGCCTCGCGGCCACCCGTCGCCGCCGCACCGTCGCCGACACCGACGGCACCATGATGGTGATCGCCGCAGACCATCCCGCCCGCGGCGCCCTCGGCGTCGGCAGCCGCCCGCAGGCGATGGCCAGCCGCCGTGAGCTGCTGGACCGCATGCGCGAGGCGTTGGCCGTGCCCGGGGTCGACGGGGTGCTCGGCACCGCCGACATCCTCGAGGACCTGCTCCTGCTGGGCGCTCTCGAGGACAAGATCGTCTTCGCCTCGATGAACCGCGGCGGCCTGCAGGGCAGCTCCTGGGAGATCGAGGACCGCTTCACCGCCTACGACGCGTCCGCCATCGCCGCCTCCGGCTTCGACGGCGGCAAGATGCTCACCCGCATCGACCTCGACGACGACCGCACCTCCTTCATCCTCGAGGCCAGCGCGCAGGCCGTCACCGACCTGGCCCGCCACGAGCTGATCGCCATGGTCGAGCCGTTCCTGTCCTCCCGCCCCGGCGGCGGGAAGATCGTCAACGACCTCACCCCCGAGGCGGTCATACGATCCATCCACATCGCCCAGGGCCTCGGCGCCACCAGCGCCTACACCTGGCTGAAGCTGCCGGCCGTCGAGGACATGGAGCGGGTCATGGACGCCACCACGCTGCCCGCCCTGATCCTCGGCGGCGACCCCGCCGACGACGACCCCGGCACCCTGCGCGCGACCTGGAAACGGGCGCTGGACCGACCCAACGTGCGCGGGCTCGTCGTCGGCCGCACCCTGCTGTATCCCGCGGACGACGACGTCACCGCCGCGGTGAGCGCGTCCGTGGACATGCTCCGCTGA
- a CDS encoding Gfo/Idh/MocA family protein — protein MTSTARSDIPPDVRVGVIGVGQMGADHVARITERIKGARVSVVDDYVRGTAEKVAAGAPGCRVAESWQELIAADDVDAVLIASPGRFHREQATACIDAGKPVLCEKPLAMTPEDAYAVVEAEKAAGRAYVSLGFMRRFDREYAELKDALDVGELGEISVINCKHRNAHTLPGFDDTMMVHDSAVHEIDAISYFLGEVVTEVQTVLPVPGPRADDGQHDPMLLLFRTASGRIITDELYVNTDSGYEVRTEVLGSAGIATIGQEIHRVTTQQAGGRWSGAIHPDFRPRFVDAYDAEVQAWVAAVADGSFVAERSATTWDGYLAAATCAAAEESLTAGRFVPVATRPRP, from the coding sequence ATGACCTCCACCGCCCGCAGCGATATCCCCCCGGACGTGCGCGTCGGCGTCATCGGCGTCGGCCAGATGGGCGCCGACCACGTCGCGCGGATCACCGAGCGCATCAAGGGCGCCCGCGTCAGCGTCGTCGACGACTACGTGCGCGGGACCGCCGAGAAGGTCGCCGCCGGCGCGCCCGGATGCCGCGTCGCCGAGTCCTGGCAGGAGCTGATCGCCGCCGACGACGTCGACGCCGTGCTCATCGCCAGCCCCGGTCGCTTCCACCGCGAACAGGCCACCGCCTGCATCGACGCAGGGAAGCCCGTGCTGTGCGAGAAGCCGCTGGCGATGACCCCCGAGGACGCCTACGCCGTGGTCGAGGCGGAGAAGGCGGCCGGTCGGGCCTACGTCTCCCTCGGGTTCATGCGTCGCTTCGACCGCGAGTACGCCGAGCTCAAGGACGCCCTGGACGTCGGAGAGCTCGGCGAGATCAGCGTCATCAACTGCAAGCACCGCAACGCCCACACCCTGCCCGGCTTCGACGACACGATGATGGTCCACGACTCCGCAGTCCACGAGATCGATGCGATCTCCTACTTCCTCGGCGAGGTGGTCACCGAGGTGCAGACCGTGCTGCCGGTTCCCGGGCCGCGGGCCGACGACGGCCAGCACGACCCGATGCTCCTACTGTTCCGCACCGCCTCCGGCCGCATCATCACCGATGAGCTGTACGTCAACACCGACTCCGGCTACGAGGTGCGCACCGAGGTGCTCGGCTCCGCGGGGATCGCCACCATCGGCCAGGAGATCCATCGGGTGACCACGCAGCAGGCCGGCGGGCGATGGAGCGGAGCGATCCACCCCGACTTCCGGCCCCGCTTCGTCGACGCCTACGACGCCGAGGTGCAGGCCTGGGTCGCGGCCGTGGCCGACGGCAGCTTCGTCGCCGAGCGTTCGGCGACCACCTGGGACGGCTATCTCGCCGCGGCCACCTGCGCCGCCGCCGAGGAGTCGCTGACCGCCGGCCGATTCGTCCCGGTGGCCACGCGGCCGCGTCCCTGA
- a CDS encoding TetR/AcrR family transcriptional regulator — MSERSRPYHHGDLRPALLAEGLEIARTDPRTLSLREVTRRVGVSPAAAYRHFRDRSALMSALAEEIQVRMVARMRTRDRSARSADRETAALGRLRGVGLGYIDFAIEEPGWFELAFFGPADGEGRSSTERASSADGARPGAGTASESGPDGAPGRAAVPASSLRSGAVPASSPARNEDPASSPASGTDPASSPALRRVPPFAELVAALDECAATGALSLERRRGAEFSCWSAVHGCAELMVHGPLRGAPRPVVREVAERVVDDIIAGIR, encoded by the coding sequence GTGTCGGAGAGGTCTCGTCCCTATCACCACGGTGACCTGCGTCCGGCGTTGCTGGCCGAGGGATTGGAGATCGCCCGCACGGATCCCCGGACGCTGTCCTTGCGCGAGGTGACGCGTCGCGTGGGCGTCTCGCCGGCGGCTGCGTACCGTCATTTCCGCGACCGCTCGGCGCTGATGAGCGCCCTCGCCGAGGAGATCCAGGTCCGCATGGTCGCCCGGATGCGAACCCGGGACAGGAGCGCCCGGTCCGCAGATCGGGAGACGGCTGCCCTGGGGCGCCTGCGCGGCGTAGGTCTGGGATACATCGACTTCGCGATCGAGGAACCGGGCTGGTTCGAGTTGGCGTTCTTCGGGCCGGCCGACGGGGAGGGCCGGTCCTCGACCGAACGGGCGTCATCGGCGGACGGTGCCCGTCCGGGGGCCGGGACCGCGAGCGAATCCGGTCCGGACGGCGCGCCCGGGCGCGCCGCCGTTCCGGCGAGTTCGCTGCGAAGCGGTGCCGTTCCGGCGAGTTCGCCCGCGAGAAACGAGGACCCGGCGAGCTCGCCCGCGAGCGGCACCGATCCGGCGAGCTCGCCCGCTCTGCGGCGGGTGCCGCCCTTCGCAGAGCTGGTGGCTGCGCTGGATGAGTGCGCGGCGACCGGTGCGCTGTCCCTCGAGCGCCGGCGTGGGGCCGAGTTCTCCTGCTGGTCGGCGGTGCACGGGTGCGCCGAACTGATGGTGCACGGTCCGCTGCGTGGAGCTCCCCGCCCCGTGGTGCGTGAGGTCGCCGAGCGCGTCGTCGACGACATCATCGCGGGGATCCGGTGA
- the iolB gene encoding 5-deoxy-glucuronate isomerase, giving the protein MTTVPDSAELHLPAGSTGRGTYEAIIDPGARDGWVHTGLRVLALGPDESEIVTANSVEVMVVPLNGGCDVSVGGERYSLRGRTDVFAGATDVLYVPVGSQLTVSSADGGRFALATAVATTEHPVALIRAEDVPVEVRGGGNMTRLVRNFGTVGSFDEMDSLIACEVITPGGNWSSYPAHKHDTTVDDGEHRESELEEIYYYEIQDAPDGGPGFGYHRTTSSGEGTEIDVLSEVRSGDSVLVPHGWHGPCAAAPGHAMYYLNVMAGPEPERAWNITDHPEQTWVRGTWDELGTDPRAGDFR; this is encoded by the coding sequence ATGACGACCGTTCCCGACAGCGCCGAACTGCACCTGCCCGCCGGCTCGACCGGCCGCGGCACCTACGAGGCGATCATCGACCCCGGAGCCCGCGACGGCTGGGTCCACACCGGGCTGCGCGTGCTCGCCCTCGGCCCCGACGAGAGCGAGATCGTCACCGCGAACAGTGTCGAGGTGATGGTGGTGCCGCTGAACGGCGGCTGCGACGTCTCCGTCGGCGGCGAGCGGTACTCGCTGCGCGGCCGCACGGACGTGTTCGCCGGCGCGACCGATGTGCTCTACGTGCCCGTCGGCTCCCAGCTGACCGTCTCCTCCGCCGACGGCGGCCGCTTCGCCCTGGCCACGGCCGTGGCCACGACGGAGCACCCGGTCGCGCTGATCCGCGCCGAGGACGTCCCGGTCGAGGTCCGCGGCGGCGGGAACATGACCCGCCTCGTGCGCAACTTCGGGACCGTCGGCTCCTTCGACGAGATGGACAGTCTGATCGCCTGCGAGGTCATCACCCCCGGCGGCAACTGGTCCAGCTACCCCGCCCACAAGCACGATACGACGGTCGACGACGGCGAGCACCGCGAATCGGAGCTCGAGGAGATCTACTACTACGAGATCCAGGACGCCCCCGACGGCGGCCCCGGCTTCGGCTACCACCGGACCACCTCCAGCGGCGAAGGCACCGAGATCGACGTGCTCAGCGAGGTGCGCAGCGGCGACAGCGTGCTGGTCCCGCACGGCTGGCACGGCCCCTGCGCGGCCGCCCCCGGCCACGCCATGTACTACCTCAACGTGATGGCCGGCCCGGAGCCCGAGCGCGCCTGGAACATCACCGACCACCCCGAGCAGACCTGGGTGCGCGGCACCTGGGACGAGCTCGGCACCGATCCGCGCGCCGGCGACTTCCGCTGA